In the Paludisphaera rhizosphaerae genome, one interval contains:
- a CDS encoding serine hydrolase domain-containing protein, producing the protein MIRHLAFAFLLAASPAFAQAPVYPKAERVDALAQAEFAAQEAVGLAVVVIDGGEIAWSRGYGHADREADVPVDPAKTQFRWASISKPVTAVAALQLAEKKKLDLDADVRSYVPEFPDKGVKITPRELLCHQGGIVHYTNGPVVRTFQTYTDPHPFADVVKALDEFKESPLICPPGTKYSYTTHGFMLLAAVVERAGGERYADQVHKRIAEPLGMKDFRPDYQWEAIPNRAAGYHKNEGKIVRRDPEHDVSWKLGGGGFTSPAVDLARFGVGLIQHKVVDQETERAMWTPNKPSDPTGAKPYGYGFFIHELDDGRKLVGHDGSQEKSRTGLLLNPQTGKGVAVMSNSEWFNPMKLARKALDAIE; encoded by the coding sequence ATGATTCGTCACCTTGCGTTCGCGTTCCTGCTGGCCGCCTCGCCCGCGTTCGCCCAGGCCCCGGTTTATCCGAAGGCGGAACGCGTCGACGCCCTCGCCCAGGCGGAGTTCGCCGCACAGGAGGCGGTCGGCCTGGCGGTGGTCGTGATCGACGGCGGCGAGATCGCCTGGTCGCGAGGCTACGGCCATGCCGATCGCGAGGCCGACGTGCCGGTAGATCCCGCGAAAACACAGTTCCGCTGGGCCTCCATCTCCAAGCCGGTGACGGCCGTCGCGGCGCTGCAACTGGCGGAGAAGAAGAAGCTCGACCTCGACGCCGACGTCCGATCGTACGTCCCAGAGTTTCCCGACAAGGGCGTGAAGATCACGCCCCGCGAGTTGCTCTGCCACCAGGGGGGGATCGTCCACTACACGAACGGCCCCGTCGTTCGAACGTTCCAGACCTACACCGATCCGCACCCCTTCGCCGACGTGGTGAAGGCCCTGGACGAGTTCAAGGAATCGCCGCTGATCTGCCCGCCCGGCACGAAATACTCGTATACGACTCACGGCTTCATGCTGCTGGCGGCCGTCGTCGAGCGTGCGGGAGGGGAGCGCTACGCCGACCAGGTTCACAAACGGATCGCGGAGCCGCTCGGCATGAAGGACTTCCGCCCCGACTACCAGTGGGAAGCCATCCCCAACCGGGCGGCCGGTTACCACAAAAACGAGGGCAAGATCGTCCGTCGCGATCCGGAGCACGACGTCAGTTGGAAGCTGGGAGGCGGCGGCTTCACCTCGCCGGCCGTCGACCTGGCGCGATTCGGCGTCGGGCTGATCCAGCACAAAGTCGTGGACCAGGAGACCGAGCGGGCGATGTGGACGCCCAACAAGCCGTCCGACCCCACCGGCGCGAAGCCCTACGGCTATGGGTTCTTCATCCACGAACTCGATGACGGCCGGAAACTCGTCGGCCACGACGGCAGCCAGGAGAAGAGCCGCACCGGCCTGCTCCTCAACCCTCAGACCGGCAAGGGGGTTGCGGTCATGTCGAACTCAGAGTGGT